In Hermetia illucens chromosome 1, iHerIll2.2.curated.20191125, whole genome shotgun sequence, one genomic interval encodes:
- the LOC119660263 gene encoding plasmolipin isoform X2 — MADAGFPTQHTTTTTATTTAEIRYDVSYIRTLPGLTKCICIVLNLLGFICIQVSSFSYHSRGSYFSSIAMTGFWLTGILLFFYIFHVCQRFYKIPWLKIEMIYCALWTILYLIAASLAAAFGTEAYSAAAFFGYCAMVAYGYDAFQKFKAVREGIVVQETRTTQQTTVTIA, encoded by the exons ATGGCGGACGCAGGATTCCCTACACAACACACAACAACCACAACTGCCACGACAACAGCAGAAATACGATATGATGTGTCATACATTAGAACACTTCCTGGTCTAACGAAATGCATCTGCAtt GTTCTTAATCTTCTTGGTTTCATATGTATCCAAGTTAGTTCATTCAGTTATCATTCTCGCGGAAGTTACTTCAGTTCAATTGCCATGACTGGATTTTGGCTCACAGGCATTTTGCTGTTCTTCTACATCTTTCATGTCTGTCAGAGGTTCTACAAAATACCATGGCTGAAAATTGAAATGATATATTGCGCGCTTTGGACCATTTTGTACCTGATTGCAGCCTCGCTTGCAGCAGCATTTGGAACAGAAGCCTATTCAGCAGCAGCG TTCTTCGGTTATTGTGCAATGGTTGCGTATGGATACGATGCGTTCCAAAAGTTCAAAGCTGTTAGGGAGGGAATCGTCGTTCAAGAAACGCGTACCACACAACAAACAACAGTAACTATTGCATAA
- the LOC119660263 gene encoding plasmolipin isoform X1 codes for MHFKIPTYMFSRAFRIFPTILEVKMADAGFPTQHTTTTTATTTAEIRYDVSYIRTLPGLTKCICIVLNLLGFICIQVSSFSYHSRGSYFSSIAMTGFWLTGILLFFYIFHVCQRFYKIPWLKIEMIYCALWTILYLIAASLAAAFGTEAYSAAAFFGYCAMVAYGYDAFQKFKAVREGIVVQETRTTQQTTVTIA; via the exons ATGCATTTCAAAATACCAACCTATATGTTTAGTAGAGCATTTAGAATTTTTCCTACTATCTTGGAG GTCAAAATGGCGGACGCAGGATTCCCTACACAACACACAACAACCACAACTGCCACGACAACAGCAGAAATACGATATGATGTGTCATACATTAGAACACTTCCTGGTCTAACGAAATGCATCTGCAtt GTTCTTAATCTTCTTGGTTTCATATGTATCCAAGTTAGTTCATTCAGTTATCATTCTCGCGGAAGTTACTTCAGTTCAATTGCCATGACTGGATTTTGGCTCACAGGCATTTTGCTGTTCTTCTACATCTTTCATGTCTGTCAGAGGTTCTACAAAATACCATGGCTGAAAATTGAAATGATATATTGCGCGCTTTGGACCATTTTGTACCTGATTGCAGCCTCGCTTGCAGCAGCATTTGGAACAGAAGCCTATTCAGCAGCAGCG TTCTTCGGTTATTGTGCAATGGTTGCGTATGGATACGATGCGTTCCAAAAGTTCAAAGCTGTTAGGGAGGGAATCGTCGTTCAAGAAACGCGTACCACACAACAAACAACAGTAACTATTGCATAA
- the LOC119661406 gene encoding coiled-coil domain-containing protein 40, translating into MSSCCTLSSESEESEEVIVTKQEIDYSHVQPEQDDLGVLPEDHPLLERFQQSLKAHLLRVRDQLVTEIKDLDYNIKLKEQEREDIGCKLYDYQQEIRQQNETLQDYEKQLKEATEKRLKHEKNVEKSKKEYENKLLMYKDQKRFHNQRLLELNSLQVLEGNIEKWASEVDNEVQAAKRAVNKDWQDQKAISEEKKKIDLLVFNLDDEIRKREQELNGVNEQIREQRCVLESLNKDLSNAATDLEVLQQEHKRLTQAWSEVIIAIQQRDKLLFQIKDDLTKEYNDHKLLKASIEATKKECNKEMEQNERLVSFKTHIEEDIASIEKQIQKELKDINKHNTKLEKTAQLVAQAEEDINASKAEGNALEVQIRSVRLQLDKLNRKKVDVEEKILQLAQEQITTDKASEHRMKMLRDVQGQRRSMEVAITQAENNLSNAMLELERMRGVVGKLKEDAEKIEEDRQLAQAEADKLNDEVKAVDFSTNVKVKQVDQLTKKWMNLVQAQGGGDECPFEVQIKALERNIHQTENQIREQQNFWLLLQGHVVHLTEKRSAQMNDIQLARKQLLIIEQKTLKVDKELEVAQALEKDTSKNIQNMNTKLDLLGAKLFKTKQTHAKDVLESQHIRLELLDKFRDTEMSVLSLEQEIVDLTKEIEQHKEIVLEMHREALSWETKYKMAEEMNRIRSEEKANDGEIGSMRTEIHRMQVRYNQLRRAQEKLIQDLEHCVMHREQIFFQAMRRERTEAGAARSHPNVQHKLNEIKNKIKQAQTEITKTEAKCANLTSEFAKASELLASLQGQIDNEKLQDTLTQAEIEQGMLDKHQNLETIVRKQHRAKRYRALVGMKNFPKCRSDIITEMSSTKQREINCNLTDVIHSLLNDFPDKKYYLMRILQTLKAD; encoded by the exons ATGTCCTCGTGCTGCACGCTGTCATCGGAAAGTGAAGAATCCGAAGAGGTCATAGTAACAAAACAGGAAATCGACTACAGTCATGTTCAACCTGAACAAGATGATTTGGGGGTACTACCCGAAGACCATCCACTTTTGGAGCGGTTCCAACAGTCCCTTAAAGCCCATCTTCTTCGTGTGCGCGACCAGCTCGTCACGGAAATTAAGGACCTCGATTATAACATCAAACTAAAGGAACAAGAGCGCGAGGACATCGGCTGCAAGCTCTATGATTACCAACAAGAAATCCGTCAGCAAAATGAAACCCTTCAGGACTACGAGAAGCAATTAAAGGAGGCGACTGAAAAACGTCTGAAGcacgaaaaaaatgttgaaaaatcgaAGAAGGAATACGAGAATAAGCTTCTCATGTATAAGGATCAGAAGAGGTTCCACAATCAACGTTTGCTGGAACTGAACAGCCTGCAAGTACTTGAAGGCAACATTGAAAAATGGGCGAGTGAAGTCGACAATGAAGTTCAAGCTGCAAAACGTGCAGTAAataaggactggcaggatcaaaAGGCAATCTCTgaggagaagaaaaaaattgatttgctcGTCTTTAATTTGGACGATGAGATTCGCAAACGTGAACAGGAGCTAAATGGAGTCAATGAACAAATTCGAGAGCAGCGCTGCGTATTGGAATCATTGAATAAAGACTTGAGTAATGCCGCAACTGATTTGGAGGTTTTGCAACAGGAGCACAAAAGATTAACACAAGCATGGAGTGAGGTCATTATAGCGATTCAGCAAAGAGATAAGTTACTATTCCAAATAAAAGATGACCTAAC GAAGGAGTATAATGACCACAAGTTGTTGAAGGCAAGTATTGAAGCAACAAAGAAGGAATGTAATAAGGAAATGGAGCAGAATGAACGGCTGGTGAGCTTCAAAACCCATATTGAAGAAGACATTGCTTCCATCGAGAAACAGA TTCAAAAGGAGCTTAAGGACATCAATAAGCATAACACAAAACTCGAAAAAACAGCCCAACTCGTAGCTCAAGCGGAAGAAGATATAAATGCATCAAAAGCCGAAGGAAATGCCTTAGAAGTGCAGATACGATCTGTCCGCTTGCAACTCGACAAACTAAATCGGAAAAAGGTTGATGTTGAGGAAAAGATACTCCAACTGGCACAAGAGCAAATTACAACAGACAAAGCAAGCGAACATCGTATGAAGATGCTCCGTGATGTACAAGGTCAAAGACGGAGTATGGAAGTAGCCATTACTCAAGCTGAGAATAATTTATCAAATGCTATGCTGGAGCTGGAACGTATGCGCGGAGTTGTAGGAAAACTGAAAGAAGATGCTGAAAAAATCGAGGAAGATCGCCAATTGGCCCAAGCGGAAGCAGATAAGCTAAATGACGAGGTTAAAGCAGTAGATTTCTCAACTAACGTGAAAGTAAAACAAGTCGACCAGCTAACTAAGAAGTGGATGAATTTGGTTCAGGCACAGGGAGGTGGAGATGAGTGTCCTTTTGAGGTCCAG ATTAAAGCCTTGGAGAGAAACATCCATCAAACTGAAAACCAAATTAGAGAACAGCAAAATTTCTGGTTACTGCTCCAAGGACATGTGGTTCACTTGACTGAAAAACGTTCGGCCCAAATGAATGATATACAGCTTGCAAGGAAAC AATTATTGATTATCGAACAAAAGACTTTAAAGGTCGATAAAGAACTGGAAGTTGCACAAGCCCTAGAGAAAGATACatcgaaaaatattcaaaatatgaacacaaaattAGACCTCTTAGGAGCTAAGTTATTTAAAACGAAACAAACCCACGCAAAGGATGTCTTAGAATCCCAACATATTCGCTTAGAACTCCTAGATAAATTTCGA GATACCGAAATGTCCGTTTTATCACTAGAACAAGAAATTGTAGATTTAACCAAAGAAATCGAGCAACACAAAGAAATAGTCCTCGAAATGCACCGTGAGGCTCTGTCCTGGGAAACAAAATACAAAATGGCAGAAGAAATGAATCGTATCCGTAGCGAGGAAAAGGCCAACGATGGTGAAATTGGATCCATGCGTACGGAAATTCATCGTATGCAAGTTCGTTATAATCAGCTTAGACGAGCCCAAGAAAAACTCATCCAAGATTTGGAGCACTGCGTGATGCATCGCGAGCAGATTTTCTTCCAGGCTATGCGACGCGAAAGGACTGAAGCAGGAGCAGCTCGAAGTCACCCCAACGTTCAGCATAAATTAAacgaaatcaaaaataaaattaaacaagcCCAAACTGAAATTACCAAGACCGAAGCGAAATGCGCTAATCTAACCTCGGAATTTGCAAAAGCCTCAGAGCTATTGGCTTCCTTACAAGGACAAATTGACAATGAAAAGTTACAGGACACACTAACCCAAGCTGAAATCGAGCAGGGAATGTTGGACAAGCATCAGAACCTTGAGACTATCGTGAGAAAACAGCATCGAGCCAAAAGATACAGAGCGCTTGTGGGTatgaaaaattttccaaagtgtCGTAGTGATATCATTACTGAGATGAGTTCCACGAAGCAGAGAGAGATCAACTGTAATCTCACGGATGTTATCCATAGTTTGCTGAATGATTTTCCGGATAAAAAATACTACTTGATGAGGATTCTACAGACCTTGAAGGCAGATTAA